One Dehalococcoidia bacterium DNA segment encodes these proteins:
- a CDS encoding GDSL-type esterase/lipase family protein, whose product MGVGGVVKASLAGLALLSVLLLGCRAASPPASSMLPVSREHAQVLVAIGASDAVGIGATNPDSDNWVARLGGKLPSGSRVVNLGISGATAQQALEQELPVAADAAPTLAAVWLGVNDIEQNVSLDAFSANLSGVLSGLRQTGSKLYVGNLPDLRLLPAFNGRDPAALDTQVRGWNAAIGRIVREQGATLVDVYTAWGDLKDVKDRAGLVSADGLHPTSAGYGRLADLFWQAIESAK is encoded by the coding sequence ATGGGCGTGGGTGGTGTGGTGAAGGCGAGCCTGGCCGGGCTCGCGCTGCTTTCCGTGCTGTTGCTTGGCTGCCGGGCAGCGAGCCCCCCGGCCTCGTCGATGCTCCCCGTCAGCAGGGAGCACGCGCAGGTGCTCGTGGCGATCGGCGCCTCCGACGCGGTCGGCATCGGCGCCACGAATCCCGACTCGGACAACTGGGTGGCACGCCTGGGCGGCAAGCTGCCCTCCGGCAGTCGCGTGGTGAACCTGGGCATCAGCGGCGCCACCGCGCAACAGGCACTCGAGCAGGAGCTGCCGGTCGCGGCAGACGCCGCGCCGACGCTGGCCGCGGTCTGGCTGGGCGTCAACGACATCGAGCAGAACGTCTCGCTCGATGCCTTCTCCGCCAACCTGAGCGGCGTGCTCAGCGGCCTGCGCCAGACGGGCTCGAAGCTCTACGTCGGCAATCTCCCGGATCTCCGGCTGCTGCCCGCGTTCAACGGCCGTGACCCGGCTGCGCTCGACACGCAGGTCCGTGGCTGGAACGCGGCGATCGGCCGCATCGTGCGAGAGCAGGGCGCCACGCTGGTCGATGTCTACACCGCCTGGGGCGATCTCAAGGATGTGAAGGATCGCGCGGGCCTGGTCAGCGCCGACGGCCTGCATCCGACGAGCGCCGGCTACGGCCGGCTGGCCGATCTCTTCTGGCAAGCGATCGAAAGCGCGAAGTAG
- a CDS encoding DUF423 domain-containing protein, with product MEQAWFAAGALLLALGVAAGAFAAHTLKQRLSADDLEVWQTAARYHIYHGLGLLAVAYAAQRWGGGWSTAAGWLFCAGIVLFSGSLYVLSLSGLKWLGAVTPLGGLAFISGWVCLAVAAWRGS from the coding sequence ATGGAACAGGCCTGGTTCGCCGCGGGCGCCCTGCTGCTGGCGCTGGGCGTGGCCGCCGGAGCCTTCGCGGCCCACACGCTCAAGCAACGCCTCTCCGCCGACGACCTGGAGGTCTGGCAGACGGCGGCACGTTACCACATCTACCACGGGCTGGGGCTGCTGGCCGTGGCCTACGCGGCGCAGCGTTGGGGCGGAGGCTGGAGCACGGCGGCGGGCTGGCTGTTTTGCGCCGGGATCGTGCTCTTCTCCGGCAGCCTCTACGTGCTCTCGCTCTCCGGCCTGAAGTGGCTGGGCGCGGTGACGCCGTTGGGCGGCCTGGCGTTCATCTCCGGCTGGGTCTGCCTCGCGGTCGCCGCCTGGCGAGGGTCGTGA
- a CDS encoding thioredoxin family protein, translated as MKVEVQVSSSCAHRDATLDAVRAAMAEAGIAGDPQIVSVGDYEQAKALRCFGSPTVRVDGVDVEYGDREPEEFTTGCRYYNSPEGWVPVPRKELVLRGIDTARRRAERAAKPS; from the coding sequence ATGAAGGTAGAAGTACAGGTTTCCTCATCCTGCGCGCACCGCGACGCCACGCTGGACGCCGTGCGGGCCGCGATGGCCGAGGCCGGCATCGCCGGCGATCCGCAGATCGTGAGCGTGGGCGACTATGAGCAGGCGAAGGCGCTGCGCTGCTTCGGCAGCCCGACCGTGCGCGTGGACGGCGTCGACGTGGAGTACGGCGATCGCGAGCCGGAAGAGTTCACCACCGGCTGCCGCTACTACAACAGCCCGGAGGGCTGGGTGCCGGTGCCGCGCAAGGAACTGGTGCTGCGCGGCATCGACACGGCCAGGCGCCGGGCCGAGCGTGCGGCGAAGCCGTCTTAG